In the genome of Opitutia bacterium KCR 482, one region contains:
- a CDS encoding nitrilase-related carbon-nitrogen hydrolase has translation MRIALAQTDTAQGDFEKNLEKISDFAKTAKDGGAQIAVFPEMCVCGFDYKKNLDYLQTFGNAAEQRLREIAKSRDIAICGSLPHLEAGDPRPSNRMLFVGADGNDIARYDKIHLFGVFRENKYVKAGGEIVVADSPFGKIGLAVCYDIRFPDIFVRMAKLGAKMIILSAAFPHPRSEHWRILSRARAIENQCFFIAVNRGGTENFGERQIKYFGMSAAIDPWGGVIAECPQDAESLAFADINPDEVDNIRAQIPSFADRRDDIY, from the coding sequence ATGAGAATTGCACTTGCACAGACAGACACCGCTCAGGGCGACTTCGAAAAAAATCTCGAAAAAATTTCGGACTTCGCAAAGACGGCAAAAGACGGCGGCGCGCAGATTGCCGTATTCCCCGAAATGTGCGTCTGCGGCTTCGACTACAAAAAGAATCTCGACTACCTGCAAACTTTCGGAAACGCCGCCGAACAGCGGCTGCGCGAAATAGCAAAAAGCCGCGACATCGCAATCTGCGGCTCGCTTCCGCACCTCGAAGCGGGCGATCCGCGCCCCTCGAACCGCATGCTTTTCGTCGGCGCAGACGGCAACGACATCGCCCGCTACGACAAAATCCACCTCTTCGGCGTCTTCCGCGAGAACAAGTACGTCAAGGCGGGCGGCGAAATCGTCGTCGCCGATTCGCCGTTCGGGAAAATCGGGCTTGCCGTCTGCTATGACATTCGCTTCCCCGACATCTTTGTGAGAATGGCGAAGCTCGGCGCAAAAATGATAATCCTTTCGGCGGCGTTCCCCCACCCGCGCTCGGAGCATTGGCGGATTTTGTCGCGGGCGCGGGCGATTGAAAACCAGTGCTTTTTCATCGCGGTGAACAGGGGCGGAACGGAAAATTTCGGCGAAAGGCAAATCAAATATTTCGGAATGTCGGCGGCAATAGACCCATGGGGCGGCGTCATAGCCGAATGCCCGCAGGACGCCGAAAGCCTCGCCTTTGCCGACATAAACCCCGACGAAGTCGACAATATCCGCGCCCAGATTCCGTCCTTTGCCGACAGGCGCGACGACATCTACTAA
- a CDS encoding DUF721 domain-containing protein produces MPLHEDSPELSDFRQMPYTPTLSKKRGTRGVPEASASLAERFLAKFKIRVENAVKIVEEHWDECVPKRFAGKSAPQNVRLGVLYASVCNPSVRQEMMFCEREILQKVRRLDGCKKIKKIRFV; encoded by the coding sequence ATGCCGCTCCACGAAGACAGCCCCGAATTAAGCGATTTCAGGCAGATGCCCTACACACCCACGCTCTCGAAAAAGCGCGGCACGCGGGGCGTGCCCGAAGCGTCGGCGAGCCTTGCGGAGCGGTTTTTGGCAAAGTTCAAAATCAGGGTCGAAAACGCCGTAAAAATTGTGGAGGAACACTGGGACGAATGCGTGCCCAAACGCTTTGCGGGGAAATCCGCGCCGCAAAACGTACGGCTCGGCGTGCTGTACGCAAGCGTGTGCAACCCGTCGGTGCGGCAGGAAATGATGTTCTGCGAGCGCGAAATTTTGCAAAAAGTAAGGCGGCTCGACGGCTGCAAAAAAATCAAAAAAATCAGGTTCGTATGA
- a CDS encoding NUDIX hydrolase, protein MDVKKWKFEGEKTVADCKVFKVKAQTFAHPDGRRAVFFINESQDWVQVAPLVRDGGRILTVLVKQFRFGTRRMSWEFSGGIVEVGEAPADAAARELAEETGYTGDAAKILASYSPNPAIQNNLAHFAVIENCKKTSALNWDENEEIETRLVPVDELDAMVERGEIYHAIAIDSIYFLQKYLNKTAK, encoded by the coding sequence ATGGACGTAAAAAAATGGAAATTCGAGGGCGAAAAAACCGTCGCCGACTGCAAAGTTTTCAAGGTGAAGGCGCAGACCTTCGCCCACCCCGACGGACGCCGCGCCGTCTTCTTCATAAACGAATCGCAGGACTGGGTTCAGGTCGCCCCGCTCGTCCGCGACGGAGGAAGAATCCTCACAGTGCTCGTAAAGCAGTTCAGGTTCGGGACGCGCAGAATGTCGTGGGAATTTTCGGGGGGAATTGTGGAGGTCGGCGAAGCCCCCGCCGACGCCGCCGCGCGAGAGCTCGCAGAGGAAACGGGCTACACGGGCGACGCCGCAAAAATCCTCGCATCATACTCGCCGAACCCCGCAATACAAAACAACCTTGCGCACTTTGCGGTAATCGAAAACTGCAAAAAAACCTCCGCCCTGAATTGGGACGAAAACGAGGAAATCGAAACGAGGCTCGTTCCCGTGGACGAGCTTGACGCCATGGTCGAGCGCGGCGAAATCTACCACGCAATCGCGATAGACTCCATCTATTTTCTGCAAAAATACCTAAACAAAACGGCGAAATAA